A region of the Roseiflexus sp. RS-1 genome:
GGATCAACTTCGAACATAAGTTGATTACTGGTCTCCACAATACGCTGCAAACGTTCCATCTGCGCCAGGCAGTCGGTGAGAGCAACAGGGTTAGCCGGATCGGGGACGCTATCGGCGATGTTCATTCCTTAACCTCTCCTCTCAGACGTCACAGGGTCATACTTCGGCGCATACGCCAGAAAGAACATTCACGGCATTATTATAGAATCGATTTTAGAAAGTTTCGCAAGCATGCTGCCGCTGCACACGAGAGACTATCGTGATGTGTGTTCTCGCTTGTGAGAACCGCTATAAACGCTCAATCTTCATGAGCCCCACGGCACGCGGCGTATATCGGATGAAACGCTCAATCTTCATCAGCCCGCAGTCTCTGCATGCGGGCGGGGACGCCCGCGCACCCAGGATGCACGTGGTGCGATCATTCTGCAGATCGCTATAAGATATGGAAAGTCAGGCGACAAAGGTCACCTGATCGCGCGCAACCGCGCGGTCAGGTCTTTCTGCATCGCCACGGTCGTGCGCTGCATAGCGGGCAGGTCGCGTGTGAAGACCGGCGCCGGTTGCCCGACCGTGCGGTAGAATGCCGTCACCATCGGTTCGATCTGCGCGACGCTGGTTGTCCAGATTGCCTGGAACCGGCGTGAGACGCGATGCGGCGCACACTGTTCCTCATCGTATGCCACCAGCGCGGCGGCGCATGTCGGTCCCCAGGCGATCACGATCCACTCGTGCACCAGGGGCCACTCTGCTTCCAGCGCAACCGGGGTGACATTGGGCAATTCAGGAGGTGTTTCATCCGGGAAGCCCAGCACAAACGCCTGCGCCAGGCGCGGCGCTATGTTCCGGTAGCGTCGGATCTGGCGGCGATAGTTCGAGAAACGCTGGAATGCCGCGATCAGGTGCGTCCCTGGGGATTGAGCGGCGTAATCTTCGATCAGGAAACTCAACGCCAGCATCATGCTGCGGCTGTGGAGCGTCTTCCGCTGTTCCTCGACGAACGATGCGAAACTGAAGCGGTCAAGGGCGTCGGAGCGTGGCCGATCTGATAGAGCGAGAGGTTGCATTGAGGCGTCTCCTATCGGGTAGATGTCGGTCGTGGACGTGCAGATGTTCCGGGCAGCGTCAGGGCTTGCCGGGACGTCCATCGTTGTGCATTGACTTCGCTGGCTATTGATCTGCATATCTATTATACCCATGTGGGGCGCCGGAGCATTACCAAAAACATTATGCCTGGATGAGAAACGACCGCGTGTCGTGCAGCGCTGCGGTTCCCCTCTGGTATAATGCCCCATCCATCAGCAGAATATGGCTGTGGACTGCTGGACACGGGAGGTGTCTGTGACGATTAAATCCGACCGCTGGATACAGGCGATGGCGCGTGAGCGCGGCATGATCGAACCATTTGTTGCCGAACAGGTGCGCGGCGGCATCATTTCATATGGGCTGTCCTCCTATGGCTATGATATGCGCGTCGCCGATGAGTTCAAAGTGTTCACCAATGTCTTCAACACGCTGGTAGACCCGAAGCATTTCGATCCGCGTTCATTCGTCGATGTGCGCGGTGATTATTGCGATATTCCGCCCAATTCGTTCGCTCTGGCGCGTTCGGTCGAATATTTTCGCATTCCGCGCAATGTGCTCTGCATCGTGCTCGGAAAGAGCACCATCGCCCGCTGCGGCATTATTGTGAATGTGACGCCGCTGGAGCCGGAGTGGTGCGGGTATGTGACCATCGAGATCTCGAACACAACGCCGTTGCCGGCGCGGATCTACGCCAATGAGGGGATCGCTCAGGTGCTGTTTCTAGAGAGCGACGAGCCGCCGCTCGTGTCGTATGCCGACAAAGCGGGCAAATACCAGAACCAGACGGGGGTTGTGCCGCCGCGGTTGTAGCAACTTTCCTTATGAGCAGGATGATGACTGCGATGGGATCAATGCAACGGCGCGCGCGATGATGTGACGGATTTGCTCATAACCGACGCGCTCTTCCGCCTCGTGGGGCGGAAACCATCCCACGGCTGTGATCCCCTCGGCGGCTTCGGGGACGGCGTCGCTGCCATCGGCGTGCAGGAGAAAGAAATCGACGCGCTTCAGGTACGACGCCCCCTTCTTCTGCACCGGGTAGGTGATCGTACCGACAAATGCGCCTGACTTGCCACCCATTCCGGTCTCTTCGCGCACCTCGCGCACTGCCGCTGCTTCGGCGCTCTCGCCTGCTTCCAGGTGACCCTTGGGCAACGTCCATTTGCCATACTGGTCGTGGATCAGCAGAATGAGCAGTTGACCGTGCTCATCGTAGCGATAGACGACGCACCCTGCCGCGTCGGGATGATTGTTCATGCGTTGTTCCTTCTGCGAGATTGTCTACTGCCCAAAGAAGATGCGTTGCACCCACTGCTCCAGGCTGAGCGCCCACTGCGCCAGCGGGGTGCGCTGGGTCCATTCGCTCAGCGCCGTCAGTTGCCCGGTTGCCAGCAGTAACCCCATGAGAACGAGCAGCGCCCCGCTGATCAGGCTGGTGGTGTGCAGGTGGAGGGTGTACCCGCCGATGCTCAGGGTGAATCCGCGCCCGCGCAGCGCTTTCCAGACAGGCGAGCCAGTCCCCAGGCGACTGAAGAAGGTCGCTACGATGATCAATGGCGATCCCAGCCCCAGCGCATAGATGAACGACAGCACCGCACCCTGGAGGATGGCGATCCCCTGTGTTGCCAGCAGGGTGAGCAGCGCTCCCAGGATCGGACCGACGCACGCGGTCCATCCCAGTGCAAAGGTTGCGCCGTACAGATACGATCCGGCGATGCTCGCCGATGGACGCGACAGGATCTGAACGCCGCTGAACCCTTTGCCCAGCATGCTGAGGACTCCGAAGATGATGATGATCACCCCGCCGATGAAGGTCAATGTCTCCAGGTTGCGAAACAGCAACTGACTGAGCGCCGTCGCCGTCGCGCCCAGCAGCACCATTGTCGTCGCCAGCCCCAGAAAGAAGGCGACGGTCATCATCACAATGCGCTCGCGTTGCGCCTGAAACGTGAACGCGAAATAGGCGGGCAGTATCGGCAGCGTGCAGGGCGAAAGAAAACTGAACACGCCCGCCAGGAATGCAGCCGGCGCCAGAATGAGCATGCTGGCGCCACGCGGCGCAACCGGGTTGCTGCTCCCCTGGCTCAACAGCGCAATCGCTGCCAGCGCCAGCGCAATGCCGAGACCGATCAACAATGCGCGCCACGGGAAACGCGCTTCTGAAGATGTGGTTGCCGGGTTTGTGTTGTGAACAGACATCTCTCTACCTTTACATTATGTCATCGGAGCCAATTGGCAATTGTGTCGGCGACCTCCTGCCCACTCCTGATCGCCAGGTGAATGCGTCCAAGCCCAACAGTATAGTCGCCAGCAAAGAATAGCCCGGTTTGGGTCGTGTTCAACACCGCCGGGTTAGCCATTCCATCCGGCAGGGCGTAGCGCCATCCCTGACGATCATACCACAGCGGCTGGCGCAGATCCTCCCCAAGCGCCATACTGACGATCTCGATCACCGCCGACGCCAGTTCCTCAGCAGGCGCATCCCACTGCTGCATGCTGAAGGGTCCTGCCATTTGCGCGATCAGCAGACTGTGACCGGGTGGACAGCGCTCTGATCCTTTCGTGTGCTCAAGCGCCAGCCAGGCCATGGGATGCTGCCGATCAACATTGACCAGGGCGTAAAACGGCCGCTCGATCGGTCGATTGTACGCCAGGGTCATTGTCAGGCAGCGTCGATACGGCACGTGAATCAGTTCGCGCACCAGCATATCGCGCAGCGGCGGGTCAAAATCGCTCATCGCCAGGATTTCTGCGGTCTGCGGCGCCGGCGGTGTCAACAACACTGCATCAGCGGTTCCGACGTGCGCACCCTGCGCGTCGAACAGCATCCAACGCGCGCTTCCCGCTTCCCGACGCAGCGCAGTAACACGCGTGTCCAGGCGCACGTCGAGGTCGGCAGCGAGTAACTTTCCCAACCGGTTGAGACCACTGGCATAAAACCAGGATGGTTCGGCATTGAGTGTCAGGTCGCCCTCAGCGATTGTCCCATCGGTGTGGAAGACATAGACCGGGCGATCCATGCGTCGCAACTCTTCGATGGGAAGTTCGGCGGTCAACAGATGTTCCATACTGGCATCCGGTGCCTTGATGACCTGTGCACCGTGGTCAAAGACAAACCCATCGCGACGCCGTGTGGCAACGCGCCCGCCGAAGCCGCGGCTCTTCTCATAGATGGTGATCATCAGATCGGGTCGTCGCCGACGCATCTCACGCGCTGCGCTGAGACCGGCCATCCCGGCGCCAACGATTGCCAGGTGCATGATCTTCTCCTCTTATAACCGGATATCCGAGGGTTATCGATCTGGCGGGTGATGTCCGAAAAGCGTGATATGCTCTCTGAGAATCCTACCACAAGAATGTTTGCTGTGCAGACGTTGAACGTTGAAGGTTGAAGGTTGGAACGTTGAAGGTTGGAAGGTTGAACGTTGAAGGTTGGAAGGTTGAACGTTAAGGTGGTACTATACTGATGCAGGAATCCGGTCGGTATGTGAGGAAGGCGCATGACGGTCGAAGCGCACGCCAATTCATTGAAAATCACGCGCAGCGACGGGCTGGAAGTCGATCTGGTGCCGCTTCAGGGACTCTGGACCGAGCAGCAGTACCTGCGATTGACCGAACAGACCAACCATCTGATCGAGTTTACCGACGGCGCCATCGAGGTGCTGCCGATGCCGACCAGTCGCCATCAGACGATTCTGTTGCTGCTGTACGAACGTTTCAAGACGGCAGTGCAGCCGACAGGCGGGAAAGTGCTGGTGGCGCCGCTGCGTCTGCGGCTGCGTCCAGGCAAGTTCCGCGAACCCGACATTCTCTTGTTGCGCTCTGCCGGTGATCCCCGGTATCAGGACGCCTTCTGGCTCGGCGCCGATCTCGTCATTGAGGTTGTCAGCCCTGACCGACCGGAGCGCGATACTGAGGAAAAGGTGCGCGACTACGCCGAAGCAGGCATTCCCGAATACTGGATCGTCAATCCGCTCGATGAGACGGTAACGGTTCTTACGCTAGAAGACCAGGCGTATGCGCTGCATGGCATCTTTCACCGGGGTCAGCGCGCAATCTCAAAACTGCTCGACGGATTCGGCATCGAGGTTGATGAGATTTTCGATGCACAATAGCAAGGATATGTCTATGCGTTTCAGATTGCTGATATTTCTTCTGCTGGCGCTACTCCTCGTCGCATGCGCGCAGCAGCCGACACGTTCCGGTCAGGTGACGCCGGTCTTTGCCTTCACCGAAGCGGTTGTGGGTCCGAACCGCATTGCGCTGGGTCTGATTCGCGATGGTTCGCCGGTCAATGATCCGGGTGCGAAGATTCACCTGCGCTTCTTCGATCTGAACGATACCAGTTCACCGGTCAGATTCGAGACCGATGCGATCTACTACGGTCAGGGGCTTCCCGCAGCCATCTACGTCGCCTATCCGACGTTCGACCGGGCGGGGAGTTGGGGGATCGAGGTGCAAACAACCCTCAGCGGTCAATCAGAACCGACGGTCGCACGCCTGCGTCTCGAAGTCAAAGAACGTTCGGATGTACCGAATGTCGGCGATAAGGCGATACCTGTCAAAACGTTGACTGTGCGTGATGTGCCCGATCCGTCATATCTTTCGTCTGGTCGGGTCGACGATCTTTCGATGTACCAGATCAGCCTGGATGCAGCGTTGCAGAACGGCAAGCCGACGGCGCTGCTGTTTGCGACGCCAGCGTTCTGTCGCACGGCAGTGTGCGCTCCCAGCCTGGGTGTGATGCAGGAGTTGCAGAAAACCTACGGCGATCGCATCAACTTCATCCATGTCGAGGTTTTCCGCCATCCGTTCCGTGAGTCGTTCGAGGCGCAATCCGCAGTCTTCCAGAAACTGGCGCAGGAAGGGCGCGCCCCCACACTCGAAGAGCGCAACGTAGGGCTTTCCGATCCAATGATCGCCTGGGGATTGCAATCGGAACCGTGGTTGTTCCTGATCGACGCGAATGGCACGATTGTCGCCCGGTATGAGGGGGGCATCACCCGTGAGGAAATGACCCCAGCACTGGAGAACCTGATCGCTGGCAGACCGCCGCGGGGCGGGAGTTAAAGGTTGTAAGGTTGTAAGGTTGAAGGTTGTAAGGTTGAAGGTTGTAAGGTTGAAGGTTGAAAGTTGGAACGTTGAAGGTTGAGGGTTGAAGGTAGGAACGTTGAACGTTGAAGGTTGAACGTTGAACGTTCAACGTTCACCCCCCCCGCTGCCTGCACAAATGCCTGGAACACCCGCGACCAGCGTGGATCGGCGCCGTTCCATAGCATCTCCGGGTGGCATTGCACGCCTACGACCCATGCCGATGATCCTGCTTCGACCGCTTCGATGACGCCATCCGGAGCGCGAGCAGTGACGCGCAACGCTGACGCGACGTCGCGCAGCGCCTGGTGGTGCAGCGTATTGACCATCGCTTCGGTTGCACCGAGCAGATCCGCCAGCCGTGAGTCGGAATCGATAAGGACCGGATGCGCCAGGTATCGCATGTCCTGCCGGTCGGTCGACTCATTATGGTTCAGAGCGCCTGGAATTTCTGAAGGGATGTCCTGGTATAACGTGCCGCCACACGCGACATTCAGGAGTTGAATACCGCGACAGATCGCCAGGATCGGCTTCCCATCCTGGAGCGCACGTCGGGTCAGTTTGATCTCGACATCGTCCTGCAACGGATCGGGGTTGCCCAGTCGCGGATGGCGCGGGGCGCCGTAGGATGCGGGATCGATATCTTCACCGCCAGCCAGGAGCAATCCGTCGATCTGCTGGTAGAGCGTGTTCAGCACATCATCATTTGTGGTGAGATGGATGAGCATCGGGGCGCCTCCGGCTGCTTCGACTGCCTGGAGATAATCAATAACGTTCCCGTAGATTTTGGGAAACCAGGCGTCGTCTCGGGCAAAGTGGGCGATACCAACCAGGCATGGAACGCCGATGATCGGGCGGTGCGCGTGAGACACGTGAAACTCCTTGAGCAGTTTTTTATTAGATATATTGTACCATCTCGTTCTGCATTCGGATTTGACACCCGTGCCAGCAGCGACTATGATCCGCGCGCAGTGCACCCGAAGGAGTGAGCCATGCGTCTGGTCACCTTTCAGTTCGTTGATCGTCAGCCGCGGGTTGGCGTGCTGCTCGGCAGTGCCGTTATCGATCTGGCGGCAGCGGCGCCGCTCGTCTTTGAAGATCCGCCCCAGCCGCCCTGGAGTCTGCTCGATGTGCTGGGTGGCGTGCCGGACGGTATGGGGCTCGATGGCGCGGCGGAGATCGTAGCGGCGGTGATCGATCAGATCGGCGGTGTGGATGATGAGCATCTCGTTCTACAGTCCGGTTCTCTGATGATCGGCGGCGTCGAGATGCTTATCCCGCTCGACGAGGCGCGCCTGTTGCCGCCATTGCCGCGCCCTTCCAGCCTGCGCTGCTTTGAATCCAGCGAACAGCACATGGCGGCGCTTGCCCGTCTGCACGGCGGCGGGATCCCCTATTTCTGGTATGAACGACCACTCTTTGCCTTTGGCAATCACGCAGCCATGTATGGTTCCGAAGCATATGTGCCACTCCCACGCACCGTCGCTTTCGATTATGAACTCGAGGTGGCGTGCGTTATCGGTCGCAGCGGACGCGACATTTCCCCTGAAGAGGCGGGCGATTACATTGCCGGGTATCTGCTGCTCAACGACTGGACGGCGCGTGACGTCCAGCGCGAGGAACTGATCGCCGGGTTCGCCTTCAGCAAGAGTAAAGATGCAGCGACCTCCATCGGTCCCTGGCTTGCCACGCCGGACGAACTCCAGGAATATGCCCTCGACGATGGTCAGTTCAATCTGACCCTGATCGCTCGCGTCAACGGCGTCGAACAGTCGCGTGGCAACCTTCGCGATCTGACGTACTCTTTTGCCCAAATGATTGCGATTGCTTCCGAAGGGTGCACCCTGTTCCCCGGCGACATGATCGCCTGCGGCGCGATTGGCGGTTCACTGCTCGAGGCGACCAATGGACAGGGACCCTGGCTCGAACCTGATGATCTGGTCGAGCTTGAGGCTGGCGGGCTGGGTATTCTCCGCAACCGCATTGTCGCCTGAGATCCCCCTTGTGAACAACGTGCAGCGATACGTCTGGTTCCATGGCATTACGCTGATCCTGGCGGCGCTGCTGACGGCTACCGTCGCAACCGCCATCACCCATCCGCCAATGTGCGACGTCGGCGCTGGCGAGGATGTCGGGTGCGCCCGTGGCTTCGAGACGCGCGAGCGCGACGGGTACGGTTCGTTTCGCTGGACAGACGGCGATGCACGTGTGACGTTGATCGCTTCTGGTTATGGTGCGCCGGGCATCGTCGAGATCGTCATGGCAGCGCCTCGTCCTCCTGAAACGCCGTCCCCATCGATTACGCTGTCGGTGGCCACAACATCGGTCGCGGTTACGCCGTCGGATGCCCCTCGCCGTTACCTGCTGCTGCTTCGCCCTGATCCGCTCGCGGGTGAGGCCTTCCACATCACGATTCGGAGTGATACATGGAAACCGCCCAACGACCGCCGCAATCTCGGCGTGCTTGTCTATCATGCTGGCGTGGCATCTTCCCGGTCGCTGGCGCTTCCATCGGTGCAGCATATCCTCGCATTGCTGGCGATCGGTCTGAGCGTCAGTCTGGTTGGGCGCAATGCCATAAGCCTGATAGGGCGAACCACGGTTGCGCTGACAGTCATTGGGGGGTGTGGCGTGCTATGGGTCTGGCTGCCGGCGCGCACCGTTCCGTTTTTCCCGTTCTATGCGGTGCTGTTGGGGAGTGTGGCGCTCCTGTTTGCCTGGCTGGAACGTCGGGAACCGCGCCATGTGCCGACGGCGGATCTTCGACCTGCGCTCCTGGCAGCGTCCGGCGGCGTGGCGCTCGATGCGCTCCTGGTGGCAGGCGTTGCGCGGGGGGAGTGGAGCGTGCCAGTGATTGCAGCGCAGGCGGCGTGCGTCGTGTGGGGCATGTGGCACAGTATCGGACGAACCCTGACGCTTTCCGGGGTGCTGCGGATCGCACTGGTCGTTCGTCTGACGGCGCTGACAACGCGGTTGCTCAGTGGGGAGATCGGCAGCGATCCGGATGTTGAACTTTTCTACAACTACGGACGCGCGACACTGGAGTTGGGACTGCCGGTGGTCGAGTACCCTTCCGGCGCGTTGATCCCCTGGGCGATTCTGGCGCTGCCCGCGAGCCGTGAACTGTTTGCCCTGGCACTGCCGCTCTGCAACACAATCGCCGACCTGGTTATCGTCTTGGCGATCTGGAGCATGAGTGAGCGGCGTTCTTCAGCCAGCGGGAATACCGGGCTGGCATGTTTCTATGCGCTCTCGCCGCTGTTGCTCCCCTTCTGGCACGGCAAATATGATCCGTTGCCAACGGCGTTTCTGGCACTTGGGCTGATGGCATACACGTATGGTCGCATGGTGTGGAGCGGTGCGGCGCTCGGTATCGGCGGCGCGCTGAAGTGGACGCCCTGGCTGGCGGCGGCAACGCTGGCGCTGGGGATGCTCCGCTCGCGTTCTTCGCGCGCTCCTGCATCGTTGTGGGCATTTGCAGCGGGCGGTATGATGGCAGTGGCAGCGACCTCGATCCCATTTGCGCTGATCGACTGGGATCGCTTTCTGGCGCCATACACCCTGCAAGGCGGGCGCGCCATTACCGGTGAAAGCGTATGGTTTCTGGCAGTGTTGATAACTGCACCAGATCATTGGGCGCGTCTTCCGGCGCCGTGGGGATCGGTGGAAACCGGCGGGACGATGATGGGGATCGCCATTGGCGTGCAGGGTATTGTCCTTGCGAGCCTGACCCTGAGCGCACTGCGTTTTCCATCATTGGCATGGCGTCCGGCAGCATTGGCGGCGCTGACACCAGCGGCATTCCTGCTGCTGAACCGGGTATTCAGTCCGCAATACATGGTGACCATCACGGCGGCGCTGCTGATCGCCTGTACCATCGTTGGTCAATCGCCACGCCACACGCGCGGAATTGTTGTGCTGTTGACCATTGCCCAGGCAGCCAATCTGCTGATCTGGCCCAACACGGTTCCGTGGTGGCCCCTGCCGTCGGCGGTGCTGTTTGCGGTTGCTCTGGCGGCGCTGGCGTGGCTTACGGTCATGACGGTGCGAAAGGGACGCGCCGCCGATTGAAGCGGCGGCGCGCCGGGCAATAGAAAGGGAAGAACGAAAGCTGCCTTCCACCTGTCACCTTCCACCGACCACCTTCAGCGTCCAACCTCCAGCGCCATCGGAAATGCCCCAATCTGCAACATCATCGCCGAGCCATCGTAACTCCACCAGGCCTCGGCAATCTTGCCATTGGCAAATCGCTCAATCGTGATACCGTGCAGGGTGACGGCATTGTAGCTGGGAGGGATCGACCCGAAGAACCCGGTGTGCGTCCCCGTCCATTTCCAGCGAATCACAACCCGATCACCTTCAGCAATCAGGTCCTCGATCGTCATGTGCATATCCGGGAACGCGATGCGCAACCGCTCGATCCAGCGCTTGAGCGCTTTCGCGCTGCGCACCTGTTGCGCCGATGGATCGTGGTTGATGAAGTTGTGATCAAAAACGTCGTCGATGACCTCCAGGCGTCCCTGATTCCACACCGCTTCGGCGGCATATCGCGCAATCGCGCGATGGGCTTCGACATACATTGGCAGGGCCTCCTTTTTGTGCTGACATTGCACACCAGCGACGTTGCCGGTGCTCCGCAGGCGCGTCATTGCAACTCTGTCAACCGCCAGAGTATGGTGTTCTCTAACTCTGCGGCATCACCCATCTCGGGTTACGTCAGAGGCATATATGCGTGAGGGATGACTGGCCGCATTCTGGGCGGAGTCATCCCTCTACCATTGTATGATACTGCATGATCGCGGGGCGTGGGTAGAGTTATGATGATAGAATGTAATCATTTCGTAACCATATTGAACCGGGAACGCAGCGCGTGCTGCCGTGGTGCAGAACGCGAGGCTCGCCAGAGAACGACAGCGCGTGTGCTGTGAGGAGCGCCTGAAGCATGAAAGTGATCATCATCGGCGGCGGCATCGGCGGGTTGTGTACCGCCCTGGCTATGAGAACCCAGGGCATAGATGCGGTCATCTACGAACGCGCCCCTGAGCCGGGCGACGTCGGCGCCGGATTGATGCTCTGGCCCAATGCAATGAAGGTCTTGTCTGCACTCGGCGCAGGCGCCGCAGTTATCGCAGCGGGAGCGCGACTGATCCACTCCCGGCTCTGTACGGCGAATGGCAAAACGCTCTACGAAGGGCGTCTCGACGAACTGGAGACCCGGGTTGGTACGCCGGTTGTCGCAATCCATCGCGCCGCCCTGCACCGCATCCTCGCAGAAGCATTGGAAACCGGCATGCTCAGGTTTGCGATGCCCTGTGTCAATGTCGTACAGCACGCCGATTCGGTCACCGTTCAGTTTGCAAACGGCGCATCCGACAGCGCAGATCTCCTTGTTGGCGCAGATGGGATTCGCTCGGCTGTGCGCAGGCAGATGTTTCCCCACATTCAGCTGCGTTATTCGGGATATACCGCCTGGCGCGGCGTTGTGGAGACAACCGATGAAGCCGCGCTGGGTGTGACAACTGAGATATGGGGAATGGGTGCGCGTTTTGGAATTGTGCGTGTCGACCGAAGCCGCGTCTACTGGTTTGCGACGTATAACCAGCCAGCTGGCGAAATCTCCTCTCCAGAAGAGCGCAAAGCAAAACTGCTCAGTATATTCAGAACCTGGTGCGCTCCTGTTCCACATCTGCTGGAAGCCACCCCTGCAGCAGCGATCCTGCACAACGATATCTACGATATCCGATCCTTTGCACCGTGGAGCCGGGAACAGGTTACGCTGCTGGGGGATGCTGCACATCCCACGACCCCCAATATGGGACAGGGTGCATGTATGGCAATTGAGTCGGCGTATGTACTGGCGCGCGCATTGGCGCAAGAACCCGGTCTCCCATCCGCTCTCCATCGTTATGAAGCCGAACGCCGCGCTCGCACGAGGTGGGTGACGAACACATCGTGGTCCATCGGTAGAGGCGCACAAATAGATCATCCCGCCTTGTGTCTGTTGCGCAACTGGCTGGTCAGGTCGCTGCCAGCCAGCATGTTCCAATCACTCCTGTGGCGTGCGGCTGGATACGATGTCACAGCGTCATAGAATGATCGGCGAGTGTGGTACAATGCCTGGAAACGAATCGCTCCTGTTGTTGTACCTGCAAAAACCCAGGTTCTCAGTTCTCGGTTCTCAGTTCTCGGTTCCTGGTTCTCGGTTCCTGGTTCTCGGTTCTCAGTTCTCCACCACCGTGAAACATCATCTCTCGCTCCTCGTTGCGCTGCTTGTGGTCGCCGCCTGTTCCGCCGCACCCGTCGATCCGCCGACGCCATGGTCTCCATCGCCGATCCCTGCATCACCCACCGCCGATGTCTTCACCGACTACTGGACGCGCTCCGATGGCGCGGCTACCCTCGGTGAACCCGTCAGTGCGCCGATTTTCCTCGACGGGACGCCGACAAGAGTATACCGTCGCGGCTTGATCGCAGTGCGTCCCGATGGATTGACTGCGCTTCCCCTGCCGTCTGGTTGGGCGCATGGTCCTCCCGCCGAACTCGGACAGTTGCCCGCCTCACCATGGCGCGCAACGCTGACGGCGCCAGCCGGTGCGCTACCGCTGACCCCTGTCGAGATTCGGATTGCAGCGCCGGGCTACCATGGTCGTGCGGTTCTGTATCTCTACGATGGACGGGCGCGCCGGATCGAACGCCGGGCGATCGACATCGTCAACGGAGTTGGGACAGTTGCCGTACAGCCGGGCGGCGCAACCGGCGCACACAGCGCCCTGCTGATCATCGATGGCGCAATTGCAGGCGGTTCAAGCCATCTCTACACGCTCGATGCCGAAACGACGCTGATAACCGGTCAGGAGCGCTTTGATGCCCTCTACCCCATGATTCGTCGCTTCATGGAACAGTGTGTGCTCGAATACGACCTCGACGGCATACCGGTGCGCGGGTATCGGTCGCCCGACAACCCGTTGCTCTGGTTGCGCGATCACACCTACCAGGCGCGCGGATTTCGCTATTTCGAGAAGGATGTCACCAGCCTGATCGATGCCTTTCGTCGCGCTCAGCGACCCGATGGCAGTTTCCCGGATTTTCTTGCGCGCCCATCAATCGGCGTGCTGCATCCACTGCGCAAAGAGGTCGAGGCGGATGTTGAGTACCTGTTCATCCAGGCGGTGTACGAAGCCTGGCAGGCAACCGGCGATGACGCCTGGCTGCGAACCAATCTCGATGCTATGCGCCGGGCTGTGCGTTATACCATGAACGATCCGCTTCGATGGGACGTACAACACCGATTGGTCAGGCGCCCCTATACCATTGACACCTGGGATTTCGCCTACGGTCCAACCACGACCGATCCAACCACCGGAAAACCGGCGCCGCGGCACTGGATCGACGATCAGACGATCTGGGGCATTTTCCATGGCGATAACACCGGTCTGGCGCACGCGCTTGAATTACTGGCGCGGATCGAAGCGCGGGTCGGCGACCCGGCGCTGGCGCACCAGTGGCGTGCCGAAGCGGATGGAATCATGGAGCGC
Encoded here:
- a CDS encoding gamma-glutamyl-gamma-aminobutyrate hydrolase family protein translates to MSHAHRPIIGVPCLVGIAHFARDDAWFPKIYGNVIDYLQAVEAAGGAPMLIHLTTNDDVLNTLYQQIDGLLLAGGEDIDPASYGAPRHPRLGNPDPLQDDVEIKLTRRALQDGKPILAICRGIQLLNVACGGTLYQDIPSEIPGALNHNESTDRQDMRYLAHPVLIDSDSRLADLLGATEAMVNTLHHQALRDVASALRVTARAPDGVIEAVEAGSSAWVVGVQCHPEMLWNGADPRWSRVFQAFVQAAGGVNVERSTFNLQRSTFLPSTLNLQRSNFQPSTLQPSTLQPSTLQPYNL
- a CDS encoding fumarylacetoacetate hydrolase family protein, whose translation is MRLVTFQFVDRQPRVGVLLGSAVIDLAAAAPLVFEDPPQPPWSLLDVLGGVPDGMGLDGAAEIVAAVIDQIGGVDDEHLVLQSGSLMIGGVEMLIPLDEARLLPPLPRPSSLRCFESSEQHMAALARLHGGGIPYFWYERPLFAFGNHAAMYGSEAYVPLPRTVAFDYELEVACVIGRSGRDISPEEAGDYIAGYLLLNDWTARDVQREELIAGFAFSKSKDAATSIGPWLATPDELQEYALDDGQFNLTLIARVNGVEQSRGNLRDLTYSFAQMIAIASEGCTLFPGDMIACGAIGGSLLEATNGQGPWLEPDDLVELEAGGLGILRNRIVA
- a CDS encoding glycosyltransferase family 87 protein; this translates as MNNVQRYVWFHGITLILAALLTATVATAITHPPMCDVGAGEDVGCARGFETRERDGYGSFRWTDGDARVTLIASGYGAPGIVEIVMAAPRPPETPSPSITLSVATTSVAVTPSDAPRRYLLLLRPDPLAGEAFHITIRSDTWKPPNDRRNLGVLVYHAGVASSRSLALPSVQHILALLAIGLSVSLVGRNAISLIGRTTVALTVIGGCGVLWVWLPARTVPFFPFYAVLLGSVALLFAWLERREPRHVPTADLRPALLAASGGVALDALLVAGVARGEWSVPVIAAQAACVVWGMWHSIGRTLTLSGVLRIALVVRLTALTTRLLSGEIGSDPDVELFYNYGRATLELGLPVVEYPSGALIPWAILALPASRELFALALPLCNTIADLVIVLAIWSMSERRSSASGNTGLACFYALSPLLLPFWHGKYDPLPTAFLALGLMAYTYGRMVWSGAALGIGGALKWTPWLAAATLALGMLRSRSSRAPASLWAFAAGGMMAVAATSIPFALIDWDRFLAPYTLQGGRAITGESVWFLAVLITAPDHWARLPAPWGSVETGGTMMGIAIGVQGIVLASLTLSALRFPSLAWRPAALAALTPAAFLLLNRVFSPQYMVTITAALLIACTIVGQSPRHTRGIVVLLTIAQAANLLIWPNTVPWWPLPSAVLFAVALAALAWLTVMTVRKGRAAD
- a CDS encoding ester cyclase translates to MYVEAHRAIARYAAEAVWNQGRLEVIDDVFDHNFINHDPSAQQVRSAKALKRWIERLRIAFPDMHMTIEDLIAEGDRVVIRWKWTGTHTGFFGSIPPSYNAVTLHGITIERFANGKIAEAWWSYDGSAMMLQIGAFPMALEVGR
- a CDS encoding FAD-dependent monooxygenase, which produces MKVIIIGGGIGGLCTALAMRTQGIDAVIYERAPEPGDVGAGLMLWPNAMKVLSALGAGAAVIAAGARLIHSRLCTANGKTLYEGRLDELETRVGTPVVAIHRAALHRILAEALETGMLRFAMPCVNVVQHADSVTVQFANGASDSADLLVGADGIRSAVRRQMFPHIQLRYSGYTAWRGVVETTDEAALGVTTEIWGMGARFGIVRVDRSRVYWFATYNQPAGEISSPEERKAKLLSIFRTWCAPVPHLLEATPAAAILHNDIYDIRSFAPWSREQVTLLGDAAHPTTPNMGQGACMAIESAYVLARALAQEPGLPSALHRYEAERRARTRWVTNTSWSIGRGAQIDHPALCLLRNWLVRSLPASMFQSLLWRAAGYDVTAS